A single region of the Nasonia vitripennis strain AsymCx chromosome 4 unlocalized genomic scaffold, Nvit_psr_1.1 chr4_random0005, whole genome shotgun sequence genome encodes:
- the LOC107981666 gene encoding uncharacterized protein LOC107981666, whose amino-acid sequence MKQDIARFDTSDYPKDNKFGMPHQNKKVLGVMKDECAGNVMVEFLGLRSKMYCVRIDGQDPIKKAKGVKGTVVKNKMDCKDYHRCLFDREILVRQQQNIRSRRHVVTTEKQEKVALSPHDNKRHLVIGETDTLPWGHYSLRTCEAALAEGAKICPCNEEEPASKRPRLI is encoded by the coding sequence ATGAAGCAAGACATAGCAAGATTCGACACATCTGACTACCCTAAGGACAACAAGTTCGGGATGCCACACCAGAACAAGAAGGTTCTCGGCGTGATGAAGGATGAGTGCGCTGGCAACGTGATGGTGGAGTTTCTGGGCTTGCGCAGTAAGATGTACTGTGTGCGCATCGATGGCCAGGACCCAATCAAGAAGGCGAAGGGCGTCAAGGGCACTGTGGTGAAGAATAAGATGGACTGCAAGGACTATCATCGCTGCCTTTTCGATCGGGAGATCCTCGTCCGCCAGCAGCAGAACATCCGCTCAAGGAGGCACGTCGTCACCACGGAGAAGCAGGAGAAGGTCGCACTCAGCCCCCACGACAACAAGCGCCATCTGGTGATTGGTGAGACCGACACCCTACCGTGGGGGCATTACAGTCTTCGGACATGCGAGGCGGCATTGGCAGAGGGCGCTAAGATCTGCCCCTGCAACGAGGAGGAGCCGGCAAGCAAGAGACCGAGGTTGATATAG